One Microvirga thermotolerans DNA window includes the following coding sequences:
- the efp gene encoding elongation factor P, producing MKVIASTLRKGNVVDIDGKLYVVLTAQNIHPGKGTPVTQLDMRRISDGVKVSERYRTTEQVERAFVEDREYTFLYEDGEGFHFMNPETYEQVAVPEDIIGDQKAYLQEGMAVMLSVHNGVPIAIELPARVTLEIVETEPVVKGQTASSSYKPAILSNGVRTMVPPHITAGTRVVIMTEDGSYVERAKD from the coding sequence GTGAAGGTCATCGCCTCTACGCTCCGCAAAGGCAACGTCGTCGACATCGACGGCAAGCTCTATGTGGTCCTCACCGCCCAGAACATCCATCCCGGCAAGGGCACCCCGGTGACCCAGCTCGACATGCGCCGCATCTCGGACGGCGTGAAGGTGTCCGAGCGCTACCGCACCACGGAGCAGGTGGAGCGCGCCTTCGTGGAGGACCGGGAATACACCTTCCTCTACGAGGACGGCGAAGGCTTCCACTTCATGAACCCGGAGACCTACGAGCAGGTGGCCGTGCCGGAGGACATCATCGGCGACCAGAAGGCCTACCTCCAGGAAGGCATGGCCGTGATGCTCTCCGTCCACAACGGGGTGCCGATCGCCATCGAACTGCCCGCCCGCGTCACCCTCGAGATCGTCGAGACCGAGCCGGTGGTGAAGGGGCAGACCGCCTCCTCCTCCTACAAGCCCGCCATTCTCTCCAACGGCGTGCGCACCATGGTGCCGCCCCACATCACCGCCGGCACCCGGGTCGTGATCATGACCGAGGACGGCTCCTACGTGGAACGCGCCAAGGACTGA
- a CDS encoding DHA2 family efflux MFS transporter permease subunit, which translates to MRQSRLLPLIIATALFMENTDSTVIATSLPMIAQDIGEDPIALKLALTSYLVGLAIFIPISGWMADRFGSRTVFRAAIGVFMAGSLACAGAGSLGGFVLARFVQGMGGAMMVPVGRLVLLRSVPRSEVVQALATLTIPALVGPIVGPPLGGFITTWFDWRWIFFINIPIGILGIVLATIFVPEIKEEDTPPFDFVGFLLAGAGFALLMLGFASGGRHLIPPSVSAGCVVAGTLSLLLFLRHARRTPHPVLQLGLFRIQTFRASVAGGSLFRVGVGAIPFLLPLMLQVGFGLSAFASGTLTFVAAVGALFMKTMAKRILEQVGFKRLLTVNAVVGGGFIAINGFFTPETPHWLIMAILLVGGCFRSLQFTSLNALAFADVSKREMSAATSLSSVAQQLALSMGVALGAFALESASRLHGSPTIVAHDFGPAFWVVAAVSALSTFAFVALPHDAGAEMSGHKALNRQRPATGLGDGTDGP; encoded by the coding sequence ATGCGCCAGTCACGCCTGCTTCCCCTCATCATCGCGACCGCGCTCTTCATGGAGAACACCGATTCCACGGTGATCGCGACCTCGCTGCCGATGATCGCGCAGGACATCGGGGAAGATCCCATCGCCCTCAAACTGGCGCTGACCTCCTATCTGGTGGGCCTCGCCATCTTCATTCCGATCTCCGGCTGGATGGCGGACCGGTTCGGGTCCAGGACGGTCTTCCGCGCCGCCATCGGCGTGTTCATGGCGGGCTCCCTCGCCTGCGCGGGGGCGGGCTCCCTCGGCGGGTTCGTCCTCGCCCGCTTCGTCCAGGGCATGGGCGGCGCCATGATGGTGCCCGTCGGGCGCCTCGTCCTCCTGCGCAGCGTGCCGCGCAGCGAGGTGGTCCAGGCCCTTGCGACCCTCACCATCCCGGCGCTCGTCGGCCCCATCGTCGGGCCGCCGCTGGGGGGCTTCATCACCACCTGGTTCGACTGGCGCTGGATTTTCTTCATCAACATTCCCATCGGCATCCTGGGGATCGTGCTGGCGACGATCTTCGTCCCCGAGATCAAGGAGGAGGACACCCCGCCCTTCGACTTCGTCGGGTTTCTTCTCGCAGGGGCCGGGTTCGCGCTGCTCATGCTGGGCTTCGCCTCCGGCGGCCGCCACCTGATCCCGCCCTCCGTCTCGGCGGGCTGCGTCGTCGCGGGAACCCTGAGCCTCCTGCTCTTCCTCCGCCATGCCAGGCGCACGCCTCACCCCGTGCTGCAGCTCGGCCTTTTCCGGATCCAGACCTTTCGCGCGAGCGTGGCCGGCGGATCGCTGTTCCGGGTCGGCGTCGGGGCGATTCCCTTCCTCCTGCCGCTGATGCTCCAGGTCGGCTTCGGCCTCTCCGCCTTCGCCTCCGGCACCCTCACCTTCGTCGCCGCCGTCGGCGCGCTGTTCATGAAGACCATGGCGAAACGCATCCTCGAGCAGGTCGGCTTCAAGCGGCTGCTCACGGTCAACGCGGTCGTCGGCGGCGGCTTCATCGCCATCAACGGGTTCTTCACGCCCGAAACGCCCCACTGGCTCATCATGGCGATCCTCCTGGTCGGCGGGTGCTTCCGGTCCCTCCAGTTCACGAGCCTCAACGCCCTGGCCTTCGCGGACGTATCGAAGCGCGAGATGAGCGCGGCGACGAGCCTTTCCAGCGTGGCGCAGCAGCTCGCCCTCAGCATGGGCGTGGCGCTCGGCGCCTTCGCCCTGGAGAGCGCATCGCGTCTTCACGGGTCGCCCACCATCGTCGCGCACGACTTCGGCCCCGCCTTCTGGGTGGTGGCGGCGGTGTCCGCCCTCTCCACCTTCGCCTTCGTGGCCCTGCCGCACGATGCCGGGGCGGAGATGTCGGGTCACAAGGCTTTGAATCGGCAGCGGCCTGCGACGGGGCTGGGCGACGGGACAGATGGGCCTTAA
- a CDS encoding lysine-2,3-aminomutase-like protein, with protein MSGARNPAKTLHTPAELVEAGLMPPERLAAIEKVAERYAIAISPAMARLIAPDDPEDPIARQFVPDAAELAATPEEREDPIGDLAHSPVEGIVHRYLDRVLLKAVHVCPVYCRFCFRREMVGPQGLGTLAPEALDRAFAYIAAHPEIWEVILTGGDPLVLSARRLAELMRRLSAIPHVKIVRVHTRVPVVEPERVDGGMIEALKASGKAVYVALHANHPRELTDAARAACARLADAGIAMVSQSVLLRGVNDDPDVLADLMRAFVEARVKPYYLHHPDLAPGTSHFRLSIEEGRALVASLRGRISGLCQPTYILDIPGGHGKAAIGPDALRDAGEGRYEVSDFRGRVHSYPPDPAMG; from the coding sequence GTGAGCGGAGCGAGGAACCCCGCGAAGACGCTCCACACCCCTGCGGAGCTGGTCGAGGCCGGACTGATGCCGCCCGAGCGGCTGGCCGCGATCGAGAAGGTGGCCGAGCGCTACGCCATCGCGATCAGCCCCGCCATGGCCCGGCTGATCGCCCCGGACGATCCGGAGGATCCCATTGCGCGCCAGTTCGTGCCCGATGCGGCGGAGCTCGCGGCGACGCCGGAGGAGCGGGAGGATCCCATCGGCGATCTCGCCCATTCCCCGGTGGAGGGCATCGTCCACCGGTACCTCGACCGTGTCCTGCTCAAGGCCGTGCATGTCTGCCCGGTCTATTGCCGTTTCTGCTTCCGCCGCGAGATGGTGGGGCCGCAGGGGCTCGGCACCCTCGCGCCGGAGGCCCTCGACAGGGCCTTCGCCTATATCGCCGCACACCCGGAAATCTGGGAGGTGATCCTCACGGGAGGCGACCCGCTGGTGCTTTCGGCCAGGCGCCTTGCCGAGCTGATGCGGCGGCTTTCCGCCATCCCCCACGTGAAGATCGTCCGCGTTCACACCCGCGTCCCGGTCGTCGAGCCGGAGAGGGTCGACGGGGGGATGATCGAGGCCCTGAAGGCGAGCGGGAAGGCCGTGTATGTGGCGCTTCACGCCAACCACCCGCGCGAGCTGACGGATGCCGCCCGTGCCGCCTGCGCCCGGCTCGCGGATGCGGGCATCGCCATGGTGAGCCAGTCCGTGCTCCTGCGCGGGGTCAACGACGACCCGGACGTGCTGGCCGATCTGATGCGCGCCTTCGTGGAGGCGCGGGTGAAGCCCTACTACCTGCACCATCCCGACCTCGCCCCGGGGACGAGCCATTTCCGCCTGTCGATCGAGGAGGGCCGCGCCCTGGTGGCGTCCCTGCGCGGGCGGATCTCGGGCCTGTGCCAGCCGACCTACATCCTCGACATCCCGGGCGGGCACGGCAAGGCGGCGATCGGCCCGGATGCGCTGCGCGATGCGGGCGAAGGTCGCTACGAAGTCTCGGATTTCCGCGGTCGCGTCCATTCCTATCCGCCGGATCCCGCAATGGGCTAA
- a CDS encoding aminotransferase: MASAVLSPINPLVADVGSPPIPEAQAWMKRYAGGYGPPINLSQAVPGSAPHPDMLERLAAAAGSPAGAQYGPINGDADLREAYAAELSRLYEGRIGSADTALTAGCNMAFFATMMLLARHGDAVLLPTPWYFNHQMSLDMLGIEARPLPCRPEAGFVPRVEDAEALIDRKVKALVLVTPNNPTGAVYPAHVIEAFAELCRRRGIFLVIDETYRDFLPSGVNRAHGLFATDGWRGTVIQLYSFSKSYAIPGHRMGAITADAGLVEQVAKILDCIQICPPRTAQAVLPWAIDALRGWREANRAEINGRAATFRRALEPLPEWRIESAGAYFAYLRHPFPDASAQAVAEKLATERGVLCLPGSYFGPGQERHLRVAFANVSADVLTGLTERLRGLSL, from the coding sequence ATGGCGAGCGCCGTCCTCAGTCCCATCAACCCCCTGGTCGCGGATGTCGGCAGCCCTCCGATCCCGGAGGCGCAGGCCTGGATGAAGCGCTATGCCGGCGGCTATGGGCCGCCGATCAACCTGTCGCAGGCGGTCCCCGGGAGCGCGCCCCATCCGGACATGCTGGAGCGCCTGGCCGCCGCCGCGGGCTCGCCCGCCGGGGCGCAGTACGGTCCGATCAACGGCGATGCGGACCTGCGGGAGGCCTATGCGGCCGAGCTGTCCCGCCTCTACGAGGGGCGGATCGGATCCGCGGACACGGCGCTCACCGCCGGGTGCAACATGGCGTTCTTCGCCACCATGATGCTCCTCGCCCGCCACGGCGACGCGGTGCTGCTGCCGACGCCCTGGTACTTCAATCACCAGATGAGCCTCGACATGCTGGGCATCGAGGCGCGGCCCCTGCCTTGCCGCCCGGAGGCGGGGTTCGTGCCCCGGGTCGAGGATGCGGAGGCGCTGATCGACCGAAAGGTCAAGGCCCTCGTCCTCGTCACGCCGAACAACCCCACGGGGGCGGTCTACCCGGCGCACGTGATCGAGGCCTTCGCCGAGCTGTGCCGCAGGCGGGGAATTTTCCTCGTTATCGACGAGACTTACAGAGACTTCCTGCCATCCGGTGTGAACCGCGCCCACGGCCTGTTCGCAACCGACGGCTGGCGCGGGACGGTGATCCAGCTCTACTCCTTCTCGAAATCCTACGCGATTCCGGGGCATCGGATGGGCGCGATCACGGCGGATGCCGGGCTCGTCGAGCAGGTCGCCAAGATCCTCGACTGCATCCAGATCTGCCCGCCGCGGACGGCCCAGGCGGTCCTGCCCTGGGCCATCGACGCCCTGCGCGGCTGGCGCGAGGCGAACCGGGCCGAGATCAACGGGCGGGCCGCCACGTTCCGGCGGGCCCTGGAGCCCCTGCCGGAATGGCGCATCGAATCGGCCGGCGCGTATTTCGCCTATCTGCGCCACCCCTTTCCGGATGCCTCCGCGCAGGCGGTGGCGGAGAAGCTCGCCACGGAGCGCGGTGTGCTGTGCCTGCCGGGCAGCTATTTCGGCCCCGGCCAGGAGCGCCACCTGCGGGTCGCCTTCGCGAACGTGAGCGCCGATGTGCTGACCGGCCTGACCGAGCGCCTGCGCGGCCTTTCCCTCTGA
- a CDS encoding dienelactone hydrolase family protein: protein MDQRIIDLYDQFTHGGMNRRTFLDRLAALAGSAAAAAALLPVLQNDYAMADTVDEKDPRIAAETLDIPGVQGLRGYLVRPKSGGDRLPTVLVIHENRGLNPHIKDVTRRLATEGFIALGLDYLSPMGGTPADEDKGREMIGQLKQPDVIASGKAAVAYLKGLPGGNGKVGAVGFCWGGGAVNNLAVADPDLAAGVAYYGAQPKAEDVPKIGAALLLHYAGLDERINAGIPAYEDALRKAGKTYELYVYEDANHAFNNDTNAARYDKKAADLAWSRTVAFLKKHLA, encoded by the coding sequence ATGGACCAGCGCATCATCGATCTCTACGACCAGTTCACCCATGGCGGCATGAACCGCCGGACGTTCCTCGACCGCCTGGCGGCCCTCGCCGGCAGCGCCGCCGCGGCAGCCGCCCTGCTCCCGGTGCTCCAGAACGACTATGCCATGGCCGACACCGTGGACGAGAAGGACCCGCGCATCGCGGCCGAAACGCTCGACATTCCCGGCGTCCAGGGCCTCAGGGGCTATCTCGTCCGCCCGAAGTCGGGCGGCGACCGGCTGCCGACGGTCCTCGTGATCCACGAGAACCGGGGCCTCAACCCGCACATCAAGGACGTGACCCGCCGCCTCGCGACGGAAGGCTTCATCGCCCTCGGGCTCGATTATCTCTCGCCCATGGGCGGCACCCCGGCCGACGAGGACAAGGGCCGGGAGATGATCGGCCAGCTGAAGCAGCCCGACGTCATCGCCTCCGGCAAGGCGGCCGTGGCCTACTTGAAGGGCCTGCCGGGCGGGAACGGGAAGGTCGGAGCGGTCGGCTTCTGCTGGGGCGGCGGCGCGGTGAACAATCTGGCGGTGGCCGATCCCGACCTGGCGGCCGGGGTTGCCTATTACGGCGCGCAGCCGAAGGCGGAGGACGTGCCGAAGATCGGGGCGGCGCTCCTCCTGCACTATGCGGGCCTCGACGAGCGCATCAACGCGGGCATCCCGGCCTACGAGGACGCGCTCCGGAAGGCGGGCAAAACCTATGAGCTCTACGTCTACGAAGACGCGAACCACGCCTTCAACAACGACACCAACGCCGCCCGCTACGACAAGAAGGCCGCCGATCTTGCCTGGAGCCGCACGGTGGCCTTCCTGAAGAAGCACCTTGCCTGA
- a CDS encoding RlmE family RNA methyltransferase, producing MSTPKSGSGTRTLKQRVKTAHKRSLSSQKWLERQLNDPYVARAKREGYRSRAAFKLLEIDEKYHILKPGQRVVDLGAAPGGWSQIAARKVGPKGKVVGIDLLPIDPLPGVEFIQLDFLDESAPARLIEMLGGPADIVMSDMAANTTGHKKTDHLRIMGLAEAAIDFAREILAPGGAFIAKVFQGGTESQLLADLKRDFATVRHVKPAASRADSAELYVMATGFRGGAGKMPPA from the coding sequence GTGAGCACCCCGAAATCCGGATCCGGAACGCGCACCCTCAAGCAGCGGGTGAAGACCGCGCACAAGCGCTCGCTCTCGTCGCAGAAATGGCTGGAGCGGCAGCTGAACGATCCTTATGTGGCGCGGGCGAAGCGCGAGGGATACCGCTCGCGCGCGGCGTTCAAGCTCCTGGAGATCGACGAGAAGTACCACATCCTCAAGCCGGGGCAGCGGGTGGTGGACCTGGGCGCCGCCCCCGGCGGCTGGTCGCAGATCGCCGCCCGGAAGGTCGGGCCGAAGGGCAAGGTCGTCGGAATCGATCTCCTGCCCATCGATCCCCTGCCGGGGGTGGAGTTCATCCAGCTCGACTTCCTCGACGAGTCGGCGCCCGCAAGGCTCATCGAGATGCTCGGCGGCCCGGCGGACATCGTCATGTCCGACATGGCCGCCAACACCACCGGCCACAAGAAGACCGATCACCTGCGCATCATGGGCCTCGCGGAAGCCGCCATCGACTTCGCCCGGGAGATCCTGGCGCCGGGGGGCGCCTTCATCGCCAAGGTCTTCCAGGGGGGAACGGAGAGCCAGCTTCTCGCCGACCTCAAGCGCGATTTCGCCACCGTGCGGCATGTGAAGCCTGCGGCGAGCCGCGCGGATTCGGCGGAACTCTACGTGATGGCCACCGGTTTCCGTGGCGGCGCAGGCAAGATGCCGCCGGCCTGA
- the epmA gene encoding EF-P lysine aminoacylase EpmA produces the protein MNRTDAPPAPSPWWTPHVHADRRPFLLARNRIQAAFRRFFDERGFVEVDTATLQVSPGNEAHLHAFATQAVGPGGSRTPLYLHTSPEFACKKLLAAGEARISCFAHVYRNRERGPLHHPEFTMLEWYRAGETYEALMRDAAELLALAADTVGARTFTFRGHAVDPFREPERLSVAEAFLRFAGIDLLASVDRSGATDRERLAASLEEAGLRVAPDDTWSDLFSRVIVEKVEPNLGRGRATILDRYPVAEAALARPAADDPRVAERFELYACGVELANAFGELTDPAEQRVRFEAEMAEKMRVYGERYPLDEDFLAALALMPQASGIALGFDRLAMLATGATRIDQVIWAPVPETAP, from the coding sequence TTGAACAGGACCGACGCCCCGCCTGCCCCCTCCCCCTGGTGGACGCCCCATGTCCACGCGGACCGGCGCCCCTTTCTTCTCGCCCGCAACCGGATCCAGGCGGCCTTCCGGCGCTTCTTCGACGAGCGCGGCTTCGTGGAGGTGGACACGGCCACGCTTCAGGTCTCCCCCGGCAACGAGGCGCATCTGCACGCCTTCGCCACGCAGGCCGTCGGGCCCGGCGGGTCGCGGACGCCGCTCTACCTCCACACCTCCCCGGAATTCGCCTGCAAGAAGCTGCTCGCGGCGGGCGAGGCGCGGATTTCCTGCTTCGCCCATGTCTACCGCAACCGGGAGCGCGGTCCCCTGCACCACCCGGAATTCACCATGCTCGAATGGTACCGGGCAGGCGAAACCTACGAGGCGCTGATGCGGGATGCGGCCGAGCTTCTGGCGCTCGCCGCCGACACCGTCGGCGCGCGGACCTTCACGTTCCGGGGCCATGCGGTCGATCCGTTCCGGGAGCCGGAGCGGCTGAGCGTCGCGGAAGCGTTCCTCCGCTTCGCCGGCATCGACCTTCTCGCCTCCGTCGACCGCAGCGGGGCGACCGACCGGGAGCGCCTCGCGGCCTCCCTGGAGGAGGCCGGCCTGCGGGTCGCGCCCGACGATACCTGGTCCGACCTCTTCAGCCGGGTGATCGTGGAGAAGGTGGAGCCGAACCTCGGCCGGGGCCGCGCCACCATTCTCGACCGCTATCCGGTGGCGGAGGCCGCCCTCGCCCGCCCTGCGGCCGACGACCCTCGCGTGGCGGAGCGGTTCGAGCTCTATGCCTGCGGCGTCGAACTGGCCAATGCCTTCGGCGAACTGACCGACCCGGCGGAGCAGCGCGTCCGGTTCGAGGCCGAGATGGCCGAGAAGATGCGCGTCTACGGAGAGCGCTATCCCCTGGACGAGGACTTCCTGGCGGCGCTCGCCCTCATGCCGCAGGCGAGCGGGATCGCCCTGGGCTTCGACCGGCTCGCGATGCTCGCGACCGGCGCGACGCGCATCGACCAGGTGATCTGGGCCCCCGTTCCGGAGACGGCCCCGTGA
- a CDS encoding Ppx/GppA phosphatase family protein, whose product MVLTVKYDAIAEAEGDRSNPLAERVTDSPWRGSRSPAAAGRRHGRRRPSRSYAALDLGTNNCRLLIAEPAHFGFRVVDAFSRIVRLGEGLGFGNHLSEDAIERTLDALRICRDKMAAKDVLRARLVATEACRLAANGPAFIERVRSDLDLELEIVDRKTEAYLAVTGCASLADPKAESVIVFDIGGGSTEIAWLDGVAPHMFADPCKRIRAWDSLPVGVVTLAERHGGIEVTPEIFEGMVEEVSELLLDFSLVAAEAGRAANFHLLGTSGTVTTVGGIHLRLSRYDRRRVDGMWMRNGDITAVIERLLRSDFQERAANPCIGRERADLVLAGCAILEAIRRAFPSERLRIADRGLREGILMNMMREDSVWRENRR is encoded by the coding sequence ATGGTTTTGACCGTTAAGTACGATGCGATCGCCGAAGCCGAGGGGGACCGATCGAATCCGCTCGCGGAGCGCGTGACGGACTCGCCATGGCGCGGGAGCCGCTCCCCTGCCGCGGCGGGGCGGCGACACGGGCGGCGGCGCCCGTCGCGCAGCTATGCCGCCCTCGATCTCGGCACCAACAACTGCCGCCTGCTCATCGCCGAGCCCGCCCATTTCGGGTTTCGCGTGGTGGACGCCTTTTCGCGGATCGTCCGCCTCGGCGAGGGGTTGGGATTCGGCAACCATCTGAGCGAGGACGCCATCGAGCGGACCCTCGATGCCCTGCGGATCTGCCGCGACAAGATGGCGGCCAAGGACGTGCTGCGCGCGCGGCTGGTGGCGACGGAGGCGTGCCGCCTGGCGGCGAACGGTCCGGCCTTCATCGAGCGCGTGCGCAGCGACCTCGATCTCGAACTCGAGATCGTCGACCGCAAGACGGAGGCCTACCTTGCCGTGACGGGCTGCGCCTCCCTGGCCGACCCGAAGGCGGAATCGGTCATCGTCTTCGACATCGGCGGCGGCTCGACCGAGATCGCCTGGCTCGACGGCGTGGCGCCTCACATGTTCGCCGACCCGTGCAAGCGCATCCGCGCCTGGGATTCCCTGCCGGTCGGCGTGGTCACCCTGGCGGAGCGCCACGGGGGCATCGAGGTGACCCCCGAGATCTTCGAGGGCATGGTGGAGGAGGTCTCGGAGCTCCTCCTCGATTTCTCCCTCGTGGCGGCGGAGGCGGGCCGCGCGGCGAATTTCCACCTCCTCGGCACGTCCGGCACCGTCACGACCGTCGGCGGCATCCATCTCCGCCTCTCCCGCTACGACCGCCGGCGCGTCGACGGCATGTGGATGCGCAACGGGGACATCACCGCCGTCATCGAGCGCCTTCTCCGGTCCGATTTCCAGGAGCGCGCCGCCAATCCCTGCATCGGCCGGGAGAGAGCGGATCTCGTGCTCGCGGGCTGCGCCATCCTGGAAGCGATCCGCCGCGCCTTTCCGTCCGAGCGGCTGCGCATCGCCGACCGGGGCCTGCGCGAAGGAATTCTCATGAACATGATGCGTGAAGACAGCGTGTGGCGGGAGAACCGTCGGTGA
- a CDS encoding Gfo/Idh/MocA family protein, which yields MVYRIGIIGFGKIAQDQHLPAIRSNPNFELTAVASQRGLTPDEARHTFTDYRTMLREVPELDAVAICTPPQVRHVIARDALEAGKHVLLEKPPAATLSELEDLRRISGEMRKVAFTTWHAQYNRGVDVARDTLAGRRVSRLLVTWKEDVRHWHPGQQWIWQAGGFGVFDPGINALSIVTKIMPVPVFIRKADLLFPANRDAPIAADITFSTGAENADLRGVFDWRQTGPQTWDIEIDCEGGPRLKLSHGGSRLEIDGSLVVEEAPEEYPGIYRRFETLLDERRPEIDDAPLRLVADAFTIGRRVPVEPFEDEPGKAS from the coding sequence ATGGTCTACAGGATCGGCATCATCGGCTTCGGCAAGATCGCGCAGGACCAGCACCTGCCCGCGATCCGGAGCAATCCGAACTTCGAGCTGACGGCGGTGGCGAGCCAGCGCGGCCTGACGCCCGACGAGGCCCGGCACACCTTCACCGACTACCGGACGATGCTCCGCGAGGTGCCGGAGCTCGACGCCGTCGCCATCTGCACGCCGCCGCAGGTCCGGCACGTCATCGCGCGCGACGCCCTTGAGGCGGGCAAGCACGTTCTCCTCGAGAAGCCGCCCGCCGCCACCTTGAGCGAGCTCGAGGACCTGCGCCGGATCTCCGGCGAGATGCGGAAGGTCGCCTTCACGACCTGGCACGCGCAGTACAACCGGGGCGTGGACGTGGCCCGGGATACCCTGGCGGGACGCCGGGTGTCGCGCCTTCTCGTCACCTGGAAGGAGGACGTGCGGCACTGGCATCCGGGTCAGCAATGGATCTGGCAGGCGGGCGGGTTCGGCGTCTTCGATCCCGGCATCAACGCCCTGTCCATCGTGACCAAGATCATGCCGGTGCCGGTCTTCATCAGGAAGGCGGACCTCCTGTTTCCCGCCAACCGGGATGCCCCCATCGCCGCCGACATCACCTTCTCGACCGGGGCCGAGAACGCCGACCTCAGGGGCGTGTTCGACTGGCGGCAGACCGGGCCGCAGACCTGGGACATCGAGATCGACTGCGAGGGCGGCCCGCGGCTCAAGCTGTCCCACGGCGGCAGCCGTCTGGAAATCGACGGCTCCCTCGTGGTCGAGGAAGCTCCCGAGGAATATCCGGGAATCTACCGCCGCTTCGAGACCCTCCTCGACGAGAGGCGACCGGAGATCGACGACGCTCCGCTCCGCCTCGTCGCCGACGCCTTCACCATCGGCCGCCGGGTGCCCGTCGAGCCCTTCGAGGACGAGCCGGGGAAGGCTTCATAG